TTTATTAAAAAACAGGATATTAATAAGTTATCCGGTGGGAAGGAAAAAATACTCAGCAGCTGGCGTTCTCTGCCGGAAAATTATGTGCTGGTTCATGCCTTTGAGGGTGAAGAAAGTCCTTTTTGCCAGCACCGCGCAGAGTCTATTTTAAGCAGTTGGGATATTATCAGCACCTCGTTGGTTGACTTAAAAGATATTAACCCCTTAAACAAAATTAAACGCTATACCGGGATGTATTGCACCACAGCCTTAATTCTGGATGTCCCGGTGCAAAATATTCTTGGGACGCATCCGACTGACGTCTGGTTTCCTAATCATATCGGGCGTGAAAATGACTATGCAGCGGGAAGAATTATCGATGCTTCAGCCCTGAGTCGGGCGATATTCCGGGGAGAAGGCAAAGAAGATTACCATTGTGAAGGTGGATATCAACGGCTGCTGACACCTCAGGCGCTTCTGTCAGAAGATAAAAAAACACGCTCTATAGAATCACATAATGAGGTACTCATTATTGGTCGCCCGGGAGTTAAGTTATATGCAGGCCTGCCGGCAACACAAAGGATCCGGGTGCGCAAAATAGTCGTTGCCGAACCGACAGAGAGTAACGGCATGTATGACTATTATGCAGGCTCACCAGAAACAGTCGCCGCTAAAGTGGCGGAAATCAACGAATTAGAATACGAAATAGTTTGAAGGAATTTCGATAAGTACAGGATCCCGCCTGATGTAACACCATAACGATGAAAGCAGGCTTAATAAAATATTGACTATTTCAGGATTGATAACATGCCATTTCTCAAAAAAAAAACCGCAAAATTATCCCCGGAAGGACTGCTGTTAGCTGAGCAGGAAAATAAAAAAATGCTCGAGATGCAGAGAACGGCCACACTGCAAAGCTGGGCTGTTCTTCCTGAGAACCATGTGTTAGTTCACACTTTCCAACTGCACGAAAGTCCGTTCTGCCGCCAGGATGCCGCTTCTCTGTTTAATGGCTGGGATATCTTCAGCACATCACTGGTTGATTTAAAAGATATTAAAAAACTCACGGCAGAGACCTCAAGGTACACCGGGATGTATCACAACGTCGCGCTGGTACTTGAAGTCCCCCGACAAAATATACTCGGCACATTCCCGCGTGACGTGAATTTTATCAACCATGCAGGACGGGAATACTACAACCCCGCAGGAGCGGTGGTCAGACCCTACGAACTTGTGGACTGTATTAAGAGCGGCAGAGGGAAAGGGAAATTCAGATGTGCCGGTGGATACCAGCAACTTTTAACGCCTGCAAATCTCATGACGCAAGATAATTTGACCCGTAAACAATACAGCCACAATGAAATACTCGTTATCGGACGCCCGGGCCTGAATTTATATGCAGGGCTGCCTCCCACTCAAAACATCCGGGTGACCAAAGTGTTAGGCGTCGATAAAACTCTGTTCCCTGACTACAGTAATGTCCATTTTGATCACATGAAGACCACGGAAGAGATCGGAAAACACGTTGCCCGGCTCAACAACGTGCCCTTCGAGATGATCTGACTCAACGCCCGGCATCAATGCTCGCTAAAACCCAGCGAATTAGGTGTCGGAACCGGTTGTTCGCAGTCTGCCGGATTATCCGCTTTTGCCGGATCGCACATTGTCGCCTGCGGTGGCAGGAAGATATGGTCGAGTATGGCACGCGCGGTGGGTCCGGCCACCACGCCGTCACCGCCGCCGTTTTCCATGATCAGCGCCATCACCACCGTCGGATGTTTGTAAGGCGCAAACGCCGTGTAGAAGATGTGGTCACGCAAGCGAACCGGCGTCATTTTAGCGTTATAAACCTGATTCTCACGCAGGCTGAAAACCTGCGATGTACCGGATTTCGCCGCAATCTGATAAGGCGCCGTGTGGAATAATTTATAGCCGGTACCATTCGGGAAATTTGCCATGCCAAACATGCCGTTTTTCACAATCCCCCAGATTGGCGATTTCGGATCCGCTATTTGCTGCGTCGGCGGCATTTTATATGGCGTAATCACTTTGCCGCTTTTTGCTGAATAAAGCAGATGGGGCGTTTCCAGCTTACCGTTATTCACCAGCGCACTGAGCGCCCGCACCATCTGAATTGGCGTCGCGACCCAATAGCCCTGCCCGATACCGACAGAAACCGTATCCCCCTGATACCAGCCTTTTTTATGGACTTTCATTTTCCATTCACGGCTTGGCAGCACGCCATTATATTGCTCGTCGAGATCTATCCCGCTCGACTGCCCGTAGCCAAATTTACTCAGCCAGGTATGAATACGATCGATGCCCATTTCATAGGCCACCTGATAGAAGAAGGTATCGGCAGACTCCTCAATCGCTTTGGTCACGTTAAGCATACCGTGGCCGGTTTTCAGCCAGTCGCGGTAATGGCGTTCGGTGCCCGGCAGCGTCCAGGTAGGCGCACCGAAGAACGTAGTTTGCGGTGTGATCACCCCTTCAAACAACGCCGACGTGGCCATAAAAGGTTTGACCGTGGAAGCTGGCGGATAAAGCCCCTGCGTAACACGGTTGATCAACGGCAGGTCAGGGTTTTTCAGTAACGCACTGTATTGCCTGGTGGAAATCCCGTTCACAAACGGATTCGGATCATAGCTCGGGCTGGAGACCATGGCTTTAATGCCGCCGTCCCGGGGATCCATCACCACCACCGCCGCACGCTGACCTTTCAGGACTTTCTCGATGTACTGCTGCAACCCCAGATCCAGCGTCAGATAGATATTTTGTCCGGCCTGCGGCGGAACCTCTTTGAGCAGGCGCACCACGTGGCCGTGGTTATCCACTTCCACTTCCTGATAACCGGTACGGCCATGCAGGATATTTTCATAATACTTTTCAACGCCCTGCTTGCCGATATCGTGGTCAGCGGCGTAATTCTCCGAAATCCCTTCGGCATCAAGACGTTTGGCATCTTTATCGTTAATTTTAGACACGTAGCCGACCACGTGCGCCAGCTCCGCGCCATAAGGATAACGACGCTGCTGATAGGTACTGATGGAAACGCCGGGGAAATCAAACTGGTTCACGGAAAAACGCGCGACTTCCACATCGGTCAGCGCCAGCTTCAGCGGTATCTGTGCAAAACGACGGCCGTGGATCATGGCGTCGTGGAAACTGTCCAGATCGTCTTGTGTGAGATCGACAATCGGTTTCAGTGCGTTCAGCGTGGCGTTAAGATCCGGCACTTTGCCCGGGATCACTTCAATCTGGTAAAGGGTAATATTTTGCGCCAGCACCACGCCGTTGCGATCCATAATCAGCCCGCGGCTTGGGGCGATCGGCAGCATTTTGATGTCATTCTGATTTGAGCGGGTCTGGTAAAAATCATGCATGCCCACCTGCAGGTGGTACAGATTGAACACCAGCGCAGAAGACAGCAGGATCACGACCAAAAATGCAATCACGGCACGACGAACGAAAAGGACGGACTCGGCGGTATGGTCGCGAATTTCGTCGTTAAGTAAGGCCATAAGCGGGCAAATACCTTTTTTGTCTGCTTCTTGAAGCGGGCGAAATGAATAAACGGAGACTGGAAAAGTGCGAAAGGATAGCCCGTCATGCCACGGACGACTATAAGAAGTGTGCTAATGAACTGGCAGGAGTGTTTCTATTTATTGCAGTGCGATATTGCGGGGCGCTGAGACATGGCTCATGCGCCCACAGGGATCAGAAAACGCCCGGATAAAGATTTTTACTTCGCGGTATTCACTTTGCAATCACCGTAAACATACCCTTCTGTCTGGGTTGCCACGACAAAGCTGTCTTTGACGTGAATATACATCAGGTTATCTTGCGCGCCCGCTTTCATAGGCTGATTATCTTTGCCGATGATATCCGTCAGTTCAGGACTGGTGACCATTTTGCTGCCATCAGGTGAGAAACTGAACGTGTTCCCCGCATCATAAACCTGGGCATTTTTGTTCACGACTTCAGAAACATCATTGCCATCATCAGACTGAGTATGATGAGTTAACACGCACTGATACTGCGTGACAGCCGATGCTGAAAACGACGCCAGTGCCAAAATCACCGTCACACAACTGCCTAACCTGACCATCAGATAAATCCATAAAGTGAGCAAGAGTTCCATGCTATCACTTGTCTGGCTGATAGAAAGAGCCTGCCAAAGAAATATTCACAGGCTAAATATTTTAAGCCAAATTATTCTGTTTAAAGAATTTGATTGCGGATTATTTAGACAAAATGAGCTTAATCCCTAACAGCGCCATCACCCCGCCACTCACACGATCGATCACATTTTTGTAATGCAGATAAACATTTCTCGGCCGGGCTGAAGACAGCACATACGCCACGAACGCATACCATAACGTATCAATGGTAAAGGCCAGAACCGGCAGTACGATATACAGATAAACCGGTATGTGATGTGAAAGCAAAGCAGCGAAAACACCGGCCAGAACAATCGCCGTGTTGGGGTTACAAAGCTGCGTCAGTAAACCAAAACTAAAACCTTTTCGGAAACCGATTTCTGCAGACTGCGTCGCATCCACATGCAAGCTTTTGTGAGAACCACGAAACATTTGCACCGCCAGATAGATCAGGTAAATCCCGCCACCGACTTTCAATACCTTATACAACCACGGCACATTCAACAGAATGGAATGCAGGCCAGAAAGTGCAATTACCGAGAAAATAGCACAACCCACGCCCATCCCCAGCGCGGTCGCCAGACCGTCACGACGTGAAGAAGACACCGCCGTTTTTGCGACCAACACAAAGCTTTGCCCGGGACTCATCGCTCCCAGTAACAGCGCCACACCAATACTCAACACCGACAACCATTCAGCTTGCATCGCATCGTCCTTTTCTGCTTCGGTAAAACTCAAATTTCACTTTTATAATCAGTCTGGTCAATAGGGCAAACGGCACTACGCTGTAAAAAACATTACTCCGTTTGTTTACTTATTTTTTGTACTGCCGGTAAGGAAGTTTCTGCCTATAATCCGCAGATTGTACTTAAGCCAGATAGTGCTTAAGCAAAATAGTACGTGAGCCGTCAGCAAAGGATCGAGATGAAATCGTTTAAAGTACCCGGTACGCAAATGCATTTACGCTTCCATGAATTGTCCGGGATGGGGGTTCCGCTGGTTTTTATTCACGGTCTGGGATGTGCGTCTTCCTGCGATTTTCCGCGCGTGGCGACTGATGCTTCATTACGTCCGCGCCGCTCACTGTTGCTCGATTTGGCAGGTTCAGGCTACAGCGATAAGCCCGATGATTTCAGCTACAGCCTGCAGGCACATGTTGATTGCGTGATTGTCTGGCTTGAAAGCCTCGGCGTACCGCAGGTCAACTTAATCGGTCATAGCATGGGCGGCAGTATCGCCATTATGGTGGCGGCGCAACGCCCTGATCTGATCCAGCGTCTGATTGTCGCCGAGCCGAATCTTGACGCAGGGGGCGGAATATTCAGCCGCGCTGTTGCCCAGTATTCTGAAGAAGACTATCTGCGCGAAGGCCACGGGCATCTGATTAAGGTGGCGGTTCGCGGAAATGATCACATCTGGGCAGGATGCATGGGCATTGCCTCACCGCTGGCGATCCACCGTCAGGCGGTCGGGCTGGTCAATGGCGAAACGGTGTCGTGGCGCGAACAGCTTTATCAACTGAAAATGCCCGCGACCGTATTGTTTGGTGAGTTTTCATTGCCAGAACCTGATGTCGCCGTTCTGCCGCTGCATGGTATTCAGACCGCTGTCGTGCCGCAGGCAGGTCATTCGATGATGTGGGAAAACCCGACGGGTGTGGCGGCGGCAATTAATACCGCGCTGAATGCACAGGCGTTGTAAGTCATAACGAAAAAACAGTGATATCTTCCTGATGCTCAAGCAGGTACGCAAACTGGCTGACTTGTTTGGGCTCAGGAGCAGAACGCAATTGCAGTGCCAGATTAATGTTTGCCAATATTCCGGCGTTTTCAACCAACTCATCACTGGCCGTGATACGTCCTTCGCTGACCAGCCAGCCCGCGACGTCTTTCCATCGCCAGAGAGGCGAACTCCCCTTAAGCCGCTGGACAGGATTGGGGAAATTACGCGGACCTCTTGCACCTTCCTTCAATAACGCCACTGACTGCCGGGTCAGTCCCGCCAGCCCGGCAATATCACTCAGCCCGACTAAAACAGTATCCACTGACTCAACACGTGCATTCAGGCCTGCAGATTCAATATCACGGATAGCTGTCATGATTGCTTTTGCCAGGGAATCACTTTCCCGGTCAAATTCCAGATAAACCGAGGTGCCATAAAAGGCAATCAGGGCATCGTCACAACCGCTCTCGAAGAGCGCATCTTCCAGCCTTGTAGTATCGGAGGTGACACCTGAAAGTGTCAGTGTGAAGTTATGAAGTGGCAAAGAATTTCCTTATTCAGGGGGCAGAAAAAGGCGGTTTCCCGCCTAAAATTACGGCTTATCGGGAGAGCAAGGTTCTACCCTTCTGACGATCTGAGCAGCATGATTTTCCGGATTTCGGGGAGTAGACCAGATACTCATCATATGTTCCCGATGAGCAGGTATTCCACACCGAATCCGACCAAAGCAGTGTGAGCTGCTGCCGCCACCGACAAAATGCCAGCCTTTAGAAATCGCATATTCAATGGCTGCGTGAATATGTTTATTAGGATGTGCCTTCATTGGCCTCCTGTTGCTGTAGTATAACCACCCGTTGACATTCGTCAACACCAGCATGCATACGCCCTCATGCACGCCGGAAGTGTATCCTTGCAACAGGGGCTAAAACCTTGAAAAAATGACAATTTGAAAAATAAATATTGCGGCTTTTAATCCGCTTAAAATTTCCCTGCCAGAATCTTTTGTGCCTCTTCCGGCGTCAGGGGATAATCAAAGAAACGGCGGTAAAAGTCCCGGGTGGCCTGCACCATATTCAGATCCGGGAATAGCGCCGGATGCAGCTTCTGAGCCGCCCACTGGATTTGTAACGCGGTCTCCGTGCCATAACGATCCCAGGGAAAAACGCCTGCCGGATTTCGCCACACGCGCCCCCGTTTCACCGCGTCCAGCAGCGCAAACTGACTGGCATACGCCGATGTTGAAATATCTCCGGCGCTGGCCGCCAGAATGATCACATCCGGCTGCCACGCCAGCAGTTGTTCAGCGGAGACCGACTGCATATTGCCCTTCAGCCCGTCGGCCGCATTACGCCCCCCTGCTGCGCGGATCCACTGATCGATCAGCGTATCGCTACCGTCCACTTTCAGCGGATTCAGGGACTGAATATGTAATACTCGCGGACGTTGCTGTACGGCCAGGCTTTCCGTTTTCGAGGCAATCGTCTGTAAATGATTGTCCAGATAATGAATGTAATCCTCTGCACGTTTTGCAGCCTGCGGCGTGCCCAGCACCT
The Rahnella variigena genome window above contains:
- a CDS encoding DNA-binding protein, with the translated sequence MPLHNFTLTLSGVTSDTTRLEDALFESGCDDALIAFYGTSVYLEFDRESDSLAKAIMTAIRDIESAGLNARVESVDTVLVGLSDIAGLAGLTRQSVALLKEGARGPRNFPNPVQRLKGSSPLWRWKDVAGWLVSEGRITASDELVENAGILANINLALQLRSAPEPKQVSQFAYLLEHQEDITVFSL
- a CDS encoding LysE family translocator, which produces MQAEWLSVLSIGVALLLGAMSPGQSFVLVAKTAVSSSRRDGLATALGMGVGCAIFSVIALSGLHSILLNVPWLYKVLKVGGGIYLIYLAVQMFRGSHKSLHVDATQSAEIGFRKGFSFGLLTQLCNPNTAIVLAGVFAALLSHHIPVYLYIVLPVLAFTIDTLWYAFVAYVLSSARPRNVYLHYKNVIDRVSGGVMALLGIKLILSK
- the mrdA gene encoding penicillin-binding protein 2 codes for the protein MALLNDEIRDHTAESVLFVRRAVIAFLVVILLSSALVFNLYHLQVGMHDFYQTRSNQNDIKMLPIAPSRGLIMDRNGVVLAQNITLYQIEVIPGKVPDLNATLNALKPIVDLTQDDLDSFHDAMIHGRRFAQIPLKLALTDVEVARFSVNQFDFPGVSISTYQQRRYPYGAELAHVVGYVSKINDKDAKRLDAEGISENYAADHDIGKQGVEKYYENILHGRTGYQEVEVDNHGHVVRLLKEVPPQAGQNIYLTLDLGLQQYIEKVLKGQRAAVVVMDPRDGGIKAMVSSPSYDPNPFVNGISTRQYSALLKNPDLPLINRVTQGLYPPASTVKPFMATSALFEGVITPQTTFFGAPTWTLPGTERHYRDWLKTGHGMLNVTKAIEESADTFFYQVAYEMGIDRIHTWLSKFGYGQSSGIDLDEQYNGVLPSREWKMKVHKKGWYQGDTVSVGIGQGYWVATPIQMVRALSALVNNGKLETPHLLYSAKSGKVITPYKMPPTQQIADPKSPIWGIVKNGMFGMANFPNGTGYKLFHTAPYQIAAKSGTSQVFSLRENQVYNAKMTPVRLRDHIFYTAFAPYKHPTVVMALIMENGGGDGVVAGPTARAILDHIFLPPQATMCDPAKADNPADCEQPVPTPNSLGFSEH
- a CDS encoding ABC transporter substrate-binding protein: MKLPTGLILALGLSLFSLGSISATREVTDDSGKQVLLPARVERIADAWYAHHSLLMTLGAGGEIVATVNHPESQPWMFHIQPSLNQALSVKGTTFNAESLLAMKVDVVFVSAGNRDAVALRQAGLPVVEMKFTDFDSMKRSLRTTAQVLGTPQAAKRAEDYIHYLDNHLQTIASKTESLAVQQRPRVLHIQSLNPLKVDGSDTLIDQWIRAAGGRNAADGLKGNMQSVSAEQLLAWQPDVIILAASAGDISTSAYASQFALLDAVKRGRVWRNPAGVFPWDRYGTETALQIQWAAQKLHPALFPDLNMVQATRDFYRRFFDYPLTPEEAQKILAGKF
- a CDS encoding alpha/beta fold hydrolase, with product MKSFKVPGTQMHLRFHELSGMGVPLVFIHGLGCASSCDFPRVATDASLRPRRSLLLDLAGSGYSDKPDDFSYSLQAHVDCVIVWLESLGVPQVNLIGHSMGGSIAIMVAAQRPDLIQRLIVAEPNLDAGGGIFSRAVAQYSEEDYLREGHGHLIKVAVRGNDHIWAGCMGIASPLAIHRQAVGLVNGETVSWREQLYQLKMPATVLFGEFSLPEPDVAVLPLHGIQTAVVPQAGHSMMWENPTGVAAAINTALNAQAL